TAATACTCTTTATGATGGACGAGAGAATCGTTTATGTTAATGGAAGTGGCCAAGTACAAATAGAAAGGAACAATACTTCTTCTACCCATGTAGAAAATAAATGATGacaataaacttcaaaataaaataatgtttgtttatgaGACAGGGAGCTAACATAGCTTTGACTCCTTGTAACTAAACTCCCTACTCGAGACACCAAGCCCTCCCTCCATTATTGCCGGTCGGATCATTAACTCAGTAAGAGCTGTTAGGATCCTTTAATCCAAACCCACCAAAGCTGCTCCTTCCACTTGACTGTGAAGAACGGTCTGAACCAAATCCCCCATAACCTCCTGATGAACGGTTTGAACCTCCTGAACCAAAGCCCCCGTAACCAGAGGAACGATCTGAACCACCAGAATAACGGTTGCCTGATCCTTCTGAACGATCACCACCATATCTACcactaccaccaccaccaccataacCACCTGAACGACCACCATAGCTTGAACTGCGATCCCTCATACCTCCTCCATAGGATCCACCAGATCGACCACCTATTCCTTCAAACATGCTTCCGCTTCCACGCTCCACAGGAATGCTAGGAAGCTGCATTAACCCAACCCAATACCAAAGTTTAGTCTAagtagaagaaacaaaaaaaaagagagggtaAGTAAAGTAATAGAGTCATATACCTCAGTGAATTTGCTTCCCACTTCTCTCTCAATCATTTTAACTGCCCTTGATTGCTCTGGACCATGAATAAGAATCGCATTTCCTTTCTTTCCAGCACGACCTGTTCTCCCCGTTCGGTGAACAAACGTCTCCGTGTTATTAGGAAGCTCGTAATGAATTACCTATATTCACGCAATCAAAAGAAAGAGTTAATAAGATAAGAAACATAACTCGTTAAGAACAAGAAAAGAGTGTAGTTTTTTTACTCACCAAGTCGACATTAGGGACATCGAGTCCACGAGCAGCAACATCAGTTGCAACAAGGATATTGAAATTCCCATCTCTGAAACCAGCTAGTGTTCTTTCTCTCTGGCTCTGCGATATGTCACCGTGTAAAGCTTCACATTTGAAGGTTTTCGCCAATCCATACGAAAGGCGATCAGCATCACGTTTAGTTTGTGTAAACACGATGCATTTTCCTCCTTTACCATGCGCCtgcaaacggaaaaaaaaaaaagtactatAAAAGCCTTCCCGATAAATAACAAGAAAAATCACAACCAGAAGCATGCATACCTCTACAAGAGGACCAATGATGGATGCTTTTCCATAAGAATCTGCTGAGATAGAGTACATTGTAATCCCATCTGCAAGTTTCTGATCAGAATCTCCAACCTAAACACACACAATCAGTCACCTCATTAACTAACAACTCTGCTAAACCAATATATTCACAAGCACGTATGGGAGATTACTCACAAGATCAATTGTCAAAGGATTATTCAGGTACTTTTTGGTGAGAGATCTGATCCAACTCGGCATTGTAGCAGAAAACATCATGCTCTGACGCTTCTCAGGCAACTTTTGCAATATAACTTCAACATCCTCCGCGAATCCAACCTGAAGCATCTGATCAGCTTCATCGAGAACAATAAACTGAACCTCTGAGAGATTCAAAGCTCCCCTTTTCATTAGATCGATGATACGACCCGGAGTTCCAACGGCTACATCGACACCGTAGTTGAGCTCCCTCATCTGCTGTCCAATGGGTGTACCCCCGTACAGACAGATGGTATCCAAGCTTGGAGCAGACTCCCTGAACTCCTTCTCAACCTGACGAGCAAGCTCTCTTGTCGGAGCCAGAACCAAACAAAGAGGGTTCTTCCCACGCCTGTCACACACATCAAAGGCTACATAAACAGGCAAACGAAGAGAGACTAGACTGTAAACACAAAGTACAATCAATCAAGGGAATAAACAAACCCGTGTTTAGCGTTGAACTTGATGATTTTGTCGATGACGGGAATCCCGAAAGCAAGGGTCTTTCCTGTTCCTGTCCTAGCACGACCGATCATGTCCCGACCTTGCATCGCTGGCTCAAGCACAGCTTTCTATACAAACCAACAAACATCAAAAATCAATGAAAAAGCAGAGACCTTTAAATTGATCTGATTGAATAAACAAGAGCATACCTGAATAGGGAAGAGTTTATCGATTCCTCTACCACTCAAAGCTTTGACGATCTCCGGAGAGATCCCAAGGTCAGATATCGCTAACCCATCACCGCCGTCACCGCTGCTGCCAACACTCTCCTCCGAATCTCCTCCGTCATACGAAGGGGCGTAATCTTGAGCCGCGAATCCAGCGGAAGAAGCCATGGACGCTCTGAACTCCGACGGTCGGGATTGGAAATGAAAGTCTCTCGCTTTAACGCCATACGGGTTCGGAGTCTGAGGGAGAGCGACGCCAGATTTGAGAACGGAGACTGTGGCGGCGGAGGGGGATGGAGTAAGGTGGTGAAGTAGAGCGGCGTTGATGGAGGTGAGAGAGGCGGACAGAGTCTGAGTCCGCCTTGAGGCACCAAGGACGGATCGGCGGAGAACTGTGCTGATCATTTTCAGATCTAGAGGAGGGAGGTGAGATGAGAAGGAAAATGTTTGACAGAGAAAAcccaaattagggttttagggttttagtgagGGGcctttaaagaagaagaaggcagGTGGCAACTTGAAAGTATCTACGCCTCCTacaagtattaaaaaaaaaaaaaaaagaagatattttgttataatcGCCTGCAGGTGAGTGTATGGTATACTCCTGTACCTGCTGCGCGAGTTTATTTTTCCTTGAGCCCAGAGGTGTGAACAAAGTGGGCCGAGTTACTTGGTGCGTAAATAATTCCggattttataaatactaatTTGAAATTGTCATAATTTGAATTggttattttgacttttaactaatgttaattaattttaaaaatatctgtTCAATGTGCATATCTAACCTACTACTCGGCTGGGAAATGAGAATCATTTTACTGACAAAATAGATCCACTCTTTTTCAAAGCTGTAAACTACTCGCGCTTATGAAGATTTTCATGGCGGCTTCAACCATAGTATGACTCTGTACATGGGATGCCGTGAAGACTGATAACAAGTCTGGTGATCACTGAGACTAAACTTGCTCTGAGCAAGCGTGGGATCGAGGTAATTGTGTCCCAAGGCCATTGCTCAACTTATTGGATTGTGTTTTTCCAATTCTCTACTCTGCTTCACAGCATTAGAATTCATATGGTACTACTTATTAATGAAAACATTCAAAAGACTAACTATGATATATTGCAAGTCTATTTTGTTTTGTCAAGCAATTTCAATAGAAAAATCATCTAACAAACACATAATGAATTGGCATATAACATTGCGCACCAAAATTCAAACTAAAACCATGTATAGCTGACTTATCTGTTGAATCCCGTAAGATTCAGACATTATTGCAGGATCAGGTCAAAACCCCCACCTGTAAACATTCTCAGAAACGATATCTCTAAGCCCTGTCTCACTTGCTGCCTAACACAGGAGACATATCCAAACGGGTCTTGCAGTGGAACTGCAGCTCGTACTGAGCTCCGAGGATACGGTAACGCTTCAACCAAAACAGCTTGTTGCTAAGCTCGTGGCTCTGAGCTTTGATGACAAGAAACCGTTTCTTGAACCTCATCTCGAACTGCTCTCTGGACTTCTTGTCGACGTGAGGGGAACGAAGCACCGTGTACAAGGTCCTTGTGTCGGGC
This region of Brassica napus cultivar Da-Ae chromosome C5, Da-Ae, whole genome shotgun sequence genomic DNA includes:
- the LOC106418202 gene encoding DEAD-box ATP-dependent RNA helicase 9, mitochondrial, coding for MISTVLRRSVLGASRRTQTLSASLTSINAALLHHLTPSPSAATVSVLKSGVALPQTPNPYGVKARDFHFQSRPSEFRASMASSAGFAAQDYAPSYDGGDSEESVGSSGDGGDGLAISDLGISPEIVKALSGRGIDKLFPIQKAVLEPAMQGRDMIGRARTGTGKTLAFGIPVIDKIIKFNAKHGRGKNPLCLVLAPTRELARQVEKEFRESAPSLDTICLYGGTPIGQQMRELNYGVDVAVGTPGRIIDLMKRGALNLSEVQFIVLDEADQMLQVGFAEDVEVILQKLPEKRQSMMFSATMPSWIRSLTKKYLNNPLTIDLVGDSDQKLADGITMYSISADSYGKASIIGPLVEAHGKGGKCIVFTQTKRDADRLSYGLAKTFKCEALHGDISQSQRERTLAGFRDGNFNILVATDVAARGLDVPNVDLVIHYELPNNTETFVHRTGRTGRAGKKGNAILIHGPEQSRAVKMIEREVGSKFTELPSIPVERGSGSMFEGIGGRSGGSYGGGMRDRSSSYGGRSGGYGGGGGSGRYGGDRSEGSGNRYSGGSDRSSGYGGFGSGGSNRSSGGYGGFGSDRSSQSSGRSSFGGFGLKDPNSSY